From the genome of Sphingobacterium kitahiroshimense, one region includes:
- a CDS encoding NAD(P)/FAD-dependent oxidoreductase, which translates to MKQYDAIIVGGGACGLMCAAQAGLLGKRTLVIERNDKVGAKILISGGGRCNYTNLGTDIDNFVSENADFLRSAFSQWTVDDTLSFFESHGIFGEEKTLGQLFPSSNKAKDVVAVFTKILFATDQDIRLNTVVKAIEKLEDDFVLTVESEKGIQQLTTKKVVMASGGLPVAKLGASDFAIRTAKKFDMAIVPTAPALVPLTITGKEAEWYASLAGNSVFSRVYNHKISFEENILFTHWGLSGPAILQISSYWRAGEEFYIDLLPRFQLDKIIKDERNEGGKRLVSSILNDYFTKRMVEALGKFLPLETKIASLSKADAKLIIDTIHKFKVKAAGDKGYDKAEVMRGGVSTAELHAKTLESKRVRGLFFGGEAVDVTGWLGGYNFQWAWASGYAIAQAL; encoded by the coding sequence ATGAAGCAATATGATGCCATTATAGTTGGGGGAGGGGCGTGTGGGCTCATGTGTGCTGCTCAAGCTGGATTATTAGGTAAGCGAACTTTAGTGATTGAACGAAATGATAAAGTTGGAGCTAAGATTCTAATTTCGGGCGGAGGAAGGTGTAATTATACCAATTTGGGTACTGACATCGATAATTTTGTGTCTGAGAATGCAGACTTTTTAAGATCTGCATTTAGTCAATGGACGGTAGATGATACATTGAGTTTTTTTGAGTCGCATGGTATATTTGGTGAGGAGAAAACGTTGGGACAATTATTTCCTTCTTCGAATAAGGCTAAAGATGTTGTAGCCGTTTTTACTAAGATCTTATTTGCTACGGATCAGGATATAAGATTAAACACGGTTGTTAAAGCTATAGAAAAGCTTGAGGATGACTTTGTCTTAACAGTGGAAAGTGAAAAGGGCATTCAGCAGTTAACGACAAAGAAAGTTGTTATGGCCAGCGGAGGTTTACCTGTCGCGAAGTTGGGAGCCTCTGATTTTGCTATTCGTACGGCTAAGAAATTTGACATGGCAATTGTCCCTACCGCACCTGCTTTAGTACCTCTAACTATTACAGGAAAGGAGGCTGAATGGTATGCTTCTTTAGCTGGTAATTCAGTTTTTTCTAGAGTTTATAATCATAAGATTAGTTTTGAAGAGAACATCCTTTTTACGCATTGGGGCTTAAGTGGTCCTGCGATTCTACAGATTTCATCTTATTGGCGTGCTGGAGAAGAGTTTTATATTGATCTTTTACCTCGGTTTCAATTGGATAAAATAATCAAAGATGAACGTAATGAAGGTGGAAAACGTTTGGTTTCGAGTATCTTGAACGATTACTTTACTAAACGTATGGTGGAGGCACTGGGTAAATTTCTTCCTTTAGAAACTAAAATAGCATCTTTAAGTAAAGCGGATGCAAAATTGATTATTGATACTATTCATAAATTTAAAGTCAAGGCTGCTGGAGATAAAGGGTACGATAAAGCAGAGGTAATGCGTGGTGGTGTTTCTACTGCAGAGCTGCATGCTAAGACTCTAGAAAGTAAGCGGGTAAGGGGATTGTTTTTTGGAGGAGAGGCTGTTGATGTCACCGGTTGGTTGGGAGGCTATAATTTTCAGTGGGCTTGGGCATCTGGTTATGCTATAGCACAAGCACTTTAA
- a CDS encoding oxidoreductase: protein MMAQKIRVGLIGFGISGQVFHAPVMRSIADLELVKITARKAEQKLIVSEKYPTALAVDHADEILNDDSIDLVVIATSNDMHYPFAKQALLAGKHVVVEKPFTNTSEQADELIALAKESGKILSVYHNLRFNSDFRTIKEVIKDERLGQIKNFEVRYDRFRNHLRPGAWREDNLPGSGIFYDLGAHLIDQTLQLFGRPNAVFADLTIQRPGAGAIDNFEILLYYPEMRVSLKGGMLAKEPTPRYTVFALNGNFLKNGVDPQEELLRAGAFPDEDPNWGKEDPAIYGKLNLLWNGEDLEETVTSKLGSYPDYYQNIADAILGKTPLIVTAEQGRDVIRIIELGIQSQAERRVISLDNELIGY from the coding sequence ATGATGGCTCAAAAAATCCGTGTTGGTTTAATTGGTTTTGGTATTTCAGGACAAGTATTTCATGCTCCTGTGATGCGATCTATTGCTGACCTAGAATTAGTAAAAATAACTGCTCGCAAAGCGGAGCAAAAATTAATTGTAAGTGAAAAGTATCCTACAGCGTTGGCTGTAGATCATGCTGACGAAATATTAAATGACGATTCCATTGATTTGGTGGTTATTGCTACCTCTAATGATATGCACTATCCTTTTGCTAAGCAGGCATTGCTAGCAGGGAAACATGTGGTAGTCGAAAAACCGTTTACCAATACATCTGAACAGGCTGATGAATTGATCGCATTGGCAAAAGAAAGTGGTAAAATTTTATCTGTATATCATAATTTAAGATTCAACTCAGATTTTAGAACGATCAAAGAGGTGATTAAGGATGAACGATTGGGGCAGATCAAGAATTTTGAAGTTCGTTACGATCGTTTCCGTAACCATCTTAGACCGGGTGCGTGGCGAGAAGATAATCTGCCTGGTTCAGGAATCTTTTATGATCTTGGAGCGCATTTAATTGACCAGACGCTACAACTCTTCGGTAGACCAAATGCTGTATTTGCAGATTTGACTATTCAAAGACCTGGAGCGGGGGCAATTGATAATTTTGAAATACTACTTTACTACCCGGAAATGCGTGTTTCTTTGAAAGGAGGGATGCTTGCTAAAGAGCCGACTCCGCGATACACTGTATTTGCATTAAACGGAAACTTCCTTAAAAATGGTGTTGATCCTCAAGAGGAATTATTACGTGCTGGTGCATTTCCTGATGAAGATCCAAACTGGGGCAAAGAAGATCCAGCTATTTATGGTAAATTAAATTTACTTTGGAATGGCGAAGATCTCGAAGAGACCGTTACTTCGAAATTAGGCAGCTATCCTGATTATTACCAAAATATAGCAGATGCTATTCTTGGGAAAACTCCTCTAATTGTTACAGCAGAACAAGGACGTGATGTTATTCGTATTATCGAACTGGGGATACAAAGTCAGGCGGAACGCCGTGTCATTTCATTAGATAATGAACTAATAGGCTATTAA